The Sebastes umbrosus isolate fSebUmb1 chromosome 4, fSebUmb1.pri, whole genome shotgun sequence genome has a window encoding:
- the LOC119486889 gene encoding E3 ubiquitin-protein ligase TRIM21-like codes for MSAARCLLTEDQFLCSICLDVFTDPVTIPCGHNFCKTCITQHWDIKVPFQCPNCKEVFNTRPELRVNTFISEMAAQFRQSAQQKASSSSSEQQAAKPGEVPCDVCTGTKLKALKSCLVCLESYCETHLEPHLTRSGLKRHQLIDPVENLEGRMCTKHDKLLELFCKTDQMCVCMLCTYSDHKTHDVVPLKEEYEGKKAELGKTEAEIQQMIQKRQLKIQEMKHSVGLSKEDADREIADGVQVFTALKESVERSQAELIDTIKEKQRKTEKQAEGFIKELEQEISELKKRSTEVVQLSCSEDHLHLLQSFTALNAAQPNKNWTEVHVRPPSYEGTVVRAVNQLEETLSKQMKKLLAEAELKRVQQSAVDVTLDPDTAHPKLILSDDGKQVKHGDVKKNLPDNPERFDCCVNVLAKQSFSSGRFYYEVQVKGKTEWDLGVVRVSINRKGQIKMSPQNGYWTICLRNDNEYKASTSSSVCLSLKSQPEKVGVFVDYEEGLVSFYDVDAAALIYSFTGCSFTEKLYPYFSPGSNYGGKNSAPLIISPVNHTE; via the coding sequence ATGTCTGCTGCCAGGTGTCTGCTGACTGAAGATCAGTTTctgtgctccatctgtctggatgtgttcactGATCCAGTCACCATACCATGTGGACACAACTTCTGTAAAACCTGCATCACTCAACACTGGGATATTAAGGTCCCGTTTCAGTGTCCCAACTGTAAAGAGGTTTTCAACACCAGACCTGAGCTGCGCGTCAATACTTTCATCTCTGAGATGGCTGCTCAGTTCAGACAGTCAGCTCAACagaaagccagcagcagcagctcagagcaacaagctgccaaaccaggagaagttccctgtgacgtctgcactggaaccaaactgaaggccctgaagtcctgcctggtgtgtctggAATCCTACTGTGAGACTCACCTGGAGCCTCATCTGACAAGGTCAGGCCTGAAAAGACATCAGCTGATCGACCCTGTGGAGAACCTGGAAGGCAGGATGTGTACGAAGCACGATAAACTGCTGGAGCTGTTCTGTAAGACCGACcagatgtgtgtctgcatgctctgCACTTATTCAGACCACAAGACACATGATGTTGTTCCTCTGAAAGAAGAATATGAAGGAAAGAAGGCTGAGCTGGGgaagacagaggctgaaatTCAGCAGATGATCCAGAAGAGACAACTGAAGATTCAGGAGATGAAACACTCAGTGGGGCTCAGTAAggaagatgcagacagagagatagcagatggtgttcaggtcttcaccgctCTGAAGGAGTCTGTTGAGAGAAGCCAGGCCGAGCTCATCGACACgatcaaagagaagcagagaaagacagagaaacaggctGAAGGCTTCATCAAAGAGCTGGAACAGGAAATCTCTGAGCTGAAGAAGAGAAGCACTGAGGTGGTGCAGCTCTCATGCTCTGAagaccacctccacctcctccaaagCTTCACGGCCCTGAACGCTGCTCAACCCAACAAGAACTGGACAGAAGTCCACGTCCGTCCACCTTCATATGAGGGGACTGTGGTGAGAGCTGTGAATCAGCTGGAGGAGACGCTCAGTAAACAGATGAAGAAGCTGCTCGCTGAGGCCGAGCTGAAGAGGGTCCAGCAGTCTGCAGTGGATGTGACACTTGATCCTGATACAGCACATCCcaaactcatcctgtctgatgatGGAAAACAAGTTAAACATGGTGATGTAAAGAAGAATCTCCCAGACAACCCAGAGAGATTTGATTGTTGTGTTAATGTCTTAGCAAAGCAGAGTTTCTCTTCAGGAAGGTTTTACTACGAGGTTCAGGTTAAAGGGAAGACTGAGTGGGATTTAGGAGTGGTCAGAGTGTCGATCAACAGGAAGGGACAAATCAAAATGTCTCCTCAGAATGGCTACTGGACGATATGCTTGAGGAATGACAATGAGTACAAAGCTTCTACTAGTTCTtcggtctgtctctctctgaagtctcaGCCTGAGAAGGTGGGGGTGTTTGTGGATTATGAGGAGGGTCTGGTCTCCTTTTATGATGttgatgctgcagctcttatctactcctttactggctgctccttcactgagaaactctaCCCATACTTTAGTCCCGGTTCTAACTATGGTGGTAAAAACTCTGCCCCTCTGATCATctctcctgtcaatcacactgaGTAG
- the LOC119486886 gene encoding E3 ubiquitin-protein ligase TRIM39-like isoform X2, whose product MSAASCLLTEDQFLCSICLDVFTDPVSTPCGHNFCKTCITQHWDVNVLFQCPNCKEVFNTRPELRVNTFISEMAAQFRQSAQQKASSSSSEQQAAKPGEVPCDVCTGTKLKALKSCLVCLDSYCETHLEPHLTRSGLKRHQLIDPVENLEGRMCTKHDKLLELFCKTDQMCVCMLCTVLDHKTHDVVPLKEEYEVKKAELGKTEAEIQQMIQKRRLKIQEMKHSVGLSKVDADREIADGVQVFTALKESVEKSQAELIDTIKEKQRKTEKQAEGFIKELEQEISELKKRSTEVEQLLLSEDHLHLLQSFTSLNAAPPTKDWTEVSVCSPSYEGTVVRAVNQLEETLSKQMKKLLAEAELKRVQKSAVDVTLDHDTAKPNLILSDDGKQVKYSDVKKNLPDNPERFDRGACVLAKQSFFSGRFYYEVQVKGKTKWDLGVARESINRKGGIKLTPQNGYWTICLRNENEYKACAGPSVCLSLKSQPEKVGVFVDYEEGLVSFYDVDAAALIYSFTGCSFTEKLYPYFGPCNNDGGKNSAPLIISPVNHTE is encoded by the coding sequence ATGTCTGCTGCCAGCTGTCTGCTGACTGAAGATCAGTTTctgtgctccatctgtctggatgtgttcactGATCCAGTCAGCACACCATGTGGACACAACTTCTGTAAAACCTGCATCACTCAACACTGGGATGTTAATGTCCTGTTTCAGTGTCCCAACTGTAAAGAGGTTTTCAACACCAGACCTGAGTTGCGGGTCAATACCTTCATCTCTGAGATGGCTGCTCAGTTCAGACAGTCAGCTCAACagaaagccagcagcagcagctcagagcaacaagctgccaaaccaggagaagttccctgtgacgtctgcactggaaccaaactgaaggccctgaagtcctgcctggtgtgtctggACTCCTACTGTGAGACTCACCTGGAGCCTCATCTGACAAGGTCAGGCCTGAAAAGACATCAGCTGATCGACCCTGTGGAGAACCTGGAAGGCAGGATGTGTACGAAGCACGATAAACTGCTGGAGCTGTTCTGTAAGACCGACcagatgtgtgtctgcatgctctgCACTGTTTTAGACCACAAGACACATGATGTTGTTCCTCTGAAAGAAGAATATGAAGTAAAGAAGGCTGAGCTGGGgaagacagaggctgaaatTCAGCAGATGATCCAGAAGAGACGACTGAAGATTCAGGAGATGAAACACTCAGTGGGGCTCAGTAAGGtagatgcagacagagagatagcagatggtgttcaggtcttcaccgctCTGAAGGAGTCTGTTGAGAAAAGCCAGGCCGAGCTCATCGACACgatcaaagagaagcagagaaagacagagaaacaggctGAAGGCTTCATCAAAGAGCTGGAACAGGAAATCTCTGAGCTGAAGAAGAGAAGCACTGAAGTGGAGCAGCTCTTACTCTCTGAagaccacctccacctcctccaaagCTTCACGTCCCTGAACGCTGCTCCACCCACCAAGGACTGGACAGAAGTCAGCGTCTGTTCACCTTCATATGAGGGGACTGTGGTGAGAGCTGTGAATCAGCTGGAGGAGACGCTCAGTAAACAGATGAAGAAGCTGCTCGCTGAGGCCGAGCTGAAGAGGGTCCAGAAGTCTGCAGTGGATGTGACACTCGATCATGATACAGCAAAGCCCAACCTGATCCTGTCTGATGATGGAAAACAAGTTAAATATAGTGATGTAAAGAAGAATCTCCCAGACAACCCAGAGAGATTTGATAGAGGTGCTTGTGTCTTAGCAAAGCAGAGTTTCTTTTCAGGAAGGTTTTACTACGAGGTTCAGGTTAAAGGGAAGACTAAGTGGGATTTAGGAGTGGCCAGAGAGTCGATCAACAGGAAGGGAGGAATCAAACTGACTCCTCAGAATGGTTACTGGACGATATGTCTGAGAAATGAAAATGAGTACAAAGCTTGTGCTGGCccttcagtctgtctctctctaaagTCTCAGCCTGAGAAGGTGGGGGTGTTTGTGGATTATGAGGAGGGTCTGGTCTCCTTTTATGATGttgatgctgcagctcttatctactcctttactggctgctccttcactgagaaactctaCCCATACTTTGGTCCCTGTAATAATGATGGAGGTAAAAACTCTGCCCCTCTGATCATctctcctgtcaatcacactgaGTAG